Proteins encoded in a region of the Mucilaginibacter sabulilitoris genome:
- a CDS encoding MATE family efflux transporter — protein MSTAKKFAGQTAIYGLSTIISRMIAFALTPVYSRALPVGGNGIFTAMYGYASIINAVLAFGMETTFFRYLQKREDNKQLVYNNAFGAIIAISVVFLLFSLLLLNPIISFLQAGEIKDHSDYAFYVKCFLIILVCDAFCVIPFAKMRADGRPIRFGTIKCLNIFIVVFFNVFFLFGIPYIIGHQLPGSQWIAGWYRPKWVGYVFLSNTIASVLTIFLLLPEILKLQLKFDGTMFKDMFVYSWPVLVANISFIINESLDKAMLKQMLPQNISDQEVGIYGMCAKIALFLSIFVQAFRLGAEPFFFSHAKNKNSGETYARIMNYFVITVAVICVGLVANVDILAYLIVGKETREINHHLVHNVYWSGLGVVPPLLFGYLSLGIYMNLSVWYKLSDQTKYGLYISGIGAVLTILLNWIFIPKYSYMASAWISFGAYATMMVLSYIWGQKNYPIPYNLKKNLAYIVASVVLVFLSFTVFKRNIFIGNGLLLLFVSAAYYFERNELKIIFRKK, from the coding sequence TTGTCTACCGCAAAAAAATTCGCCGGGCAAACCGCCATATATGGTTTAAGCACTATCATTTCCCGGATGATCGCTTTTGCGCTTACCCCTGTTTATTCTCGTGCATTGCCGGTGGGCGGCAACGGTATTTTTACTGCTATGTACGGTTATGCCTCTATTATTAATGCTGTTTTGGCATTTGGTATGGAGACCACATTTTTCCGGTACCTGCAAAAACGTGAGGATAATAAGCAATTGGTTTACAATAATGCCTTCGGGGCGATCATTGCTATTTCGGTGGTATTTTTGCTGTTTTCCCTGCTGCTTTTAAATCCTATTATCAGTTTTTTGCAAGCAGGCGAAATTAAAGACCATTCCGATTATGCCTTTTATGTAAAGTGCTTCCTGATTATATTAGTATGCGATGCGTTTTGTGTAATACCATTTGCGAAAATGCGGGCAGACGGGCGCCCGATAAGATTTGGAACAATCAAGTGCCTTAATATTTTTATCGTTGTATTTTTTAACGTGTTCTTTCTTTTTGGTATACCTTATATCATCGGGCACCAATTGCCTGGTAGCCAGTGGATTGCAGGGTGGTACAGACCGAAATGGGTTGGGTATGTTTTCTTATCAAATACTATTGCCAGTGTACTTACTATTTTCTTACTACTACCAGAAATATTAAAGCTCCAGCTTAAATTTGATGGTACGATGTTTAAGGACATGTTTGTTTACAGCTGGCCGGTACTTGTTGCCAATATTTCCTTTATTATTAATGAGTCGCTGGACAAGGCTATGCTAAAGCAAATGCTGCCGCAAAATATTAGTGATCAGGAGGTAGGGATTTATGGTATGTGTGCCAAAATAGCCTTGTTCCTGAGCATTTTTGTTCAGGCATTCAGGTTAGGGGCCGAGCCTTTCTTTTTTAGTCATGCTAAAAATAAAAATTCGGGTGAAACCTATGCACGTATTATGAACTACTTTGTAATTACCGTTGCAGTTATTTGTGTAGGCCTGGTGGCCAATGTTGATATTTTAGCCTATCTTATTGTTGGTAAAGAAACCAGGGAAATTAACCATCATTTAGTACATAATGTGTACTGGTCTGGCTTAGGCGTTGTACCCCCGTTATTGTTTGGGTATTTAAGCCTGGGCATTTATATGAACCTTTCTGTTTGGTACAAGCTGTCTGATCAGACTAAATATGGCTTGTATATATCGGGTATAGGAGCAGTTTTGACCATTTTGTTAAACTGGATATTCATTCCTAAATACAGCTATATGGCTTCGGCATGGATATCGTTTGGGGCTTATGCAACCATGATGGTACTATCTTATATTTGGGGACAAAAAAATTATCCGATACCCTATAATCTTAAAAAGAACCTGGCTTATATTGTAGCATCAGTTGTGCTGGTATTTTTATCATTTACAGTATTTAAACGAAATATATTTATTGGTAATGGGCTTTTGCTGTTATTTGTATCAGCAGCTTATTATTTTGAACGCAATGAATTAAAAATTATATTCAGGAAAAAATGA
- a CDS encoding acylphosphatase — protein sequence MIKHLDIIVRGKVQGVFYRKSTKAVADQLGVRGFVKNESNGDVFIAAEADDTTLEMFMDWCNEGPDDAKVTSVETHEGELKNYRNFEVVKRSL from the coding sequence ATGATCAAACATCTCGATATCATTGTAAGGGGCAAAGTTCAGGGCGTTTTTTACCGTAAATCAACCAAAGCCGTTGCCGATCAACTTGGCGTCAGGGGCTTTGTAAAGAATGAATCCAACGGAGATGTTTTTATAGCTGCCGAAGCAGACGATACCACGCTCGAAATGTTCATGGACTGGTGTAATGAAGGACCCGACGACGCCAAGGTAACTTCTGTTGAAACCCATGAGGGCGAATTGAAAAACTATCGTAATTTTGAGGTCGTAAAAAGAAGCCTGTAA
- a CDS encoding segregation and condensation protein A translates to MTDDSFAIRLPQFEGPFDLLLFFIERDELDIHDIPIAKIADDFLNYIHQMTSLNMELASEFIFVAATLMRIKAKMLLPRYDAEEAGDEADTKENLIRKLIEYKKFKELCDELRPYEDERFKQEKRGNIKQDLEQVEKVTHPGEELSELSLYKLMMVHERLMRNYLNRSEEVKHTVVQYPYTIEKQKQAVADLLKINKMLDFKAIAKESENKVHFVYNFLAVLEMLQQELIDIQVGLGYNNFWISPREI, encoded by the coding sequence ATGACCGACGACAGCTTTGCCATAAGATTACCACAGTTTGAAGGTCCGTTTGATCTGCTGCTTTTTTTTATTGAAAGAGATGAGCTGGATATACATGATATACCTATAGCCAAAATTGCAGATGACTTTTTGAACTATATACATCAAATGACCAGCCTTAATATGGAGCTGGCCAGTGAGTTTATTTTTGTGGCAGCTACGCTGATGCGGATCAAGGCTAAAATGCTGCTTCCGCGTTATGATGCTGAAGAAGCGGGTGATGAAGCCGATACCAAAGAGAACCTGATCAGGAAACTGATTGAGTATAAAAAATTTAAGGAGCTGTGCGATGAATTGCGCCCTTATGAGGATGAACGGTTTAAACAGGAAAAGCGGGGCAATATTAAACAGGACCTGGAACAGGTAGAAAAGGTTACACATCCCGGCGAAGAATTATCAGAGTTGAGTTTATACAAACTGATGATGGTGCACGAACGCCTGATGCGCAACTATCTTAACCGAAGCGAAGAAGTAAAGCATACCGTTGTTCAGTATCCATACACCATCGAAAAACAAAAACAGGCCGTTGCTGACTTGCTAAAGATTAATAAAATGCTTGATTTTAAAGCTATAGCCAAAGAGTCGGAAAACAAAGTGCATTTTGTATATAACTTTTTGGCCGTTTTAGAAATGCTGCAACAGGAACTGATAGATATACAGGTAGGGCTTGGCTATAATAATTTCTGGATATCGCCCAGGGAGATATAA
- the rlmN gene encoding 23S rRNA (adenine(2503)-C(2))-methyltransferase RlmN has translation MNNAKDKIDIRSISLEALQEHFIRMEEKSFRAKQVYEWLWKKSCFSFDEMSNISKELRTKLNENFVINNVKINSSQVSADKTIKNSFILHDTHLIEGVLIPTPGRMTACVSSQVGCSLTCKFCATGYMERKRNLNPDEIYDQVVLIDKQARENYGVPLSNIVYMGMGEPLLNYANMLKSVERITAEDGLNMSPKRITVSTAGIAKMIKKLGDDQVKFNLALSLHAANDEKRNTIMPINEQNSLKALAEALKYYYAKTKNPVTYEYIIFDGVNDNIQDAMELAKFCKHLPCKVNIIEYNPIAFASYINAGEDKVEAFAAYLQKQGINTHLRRSRGKDIDAACGQLAIKEKARVAEV, from the coding sequence GTGAATAATGCAAAAGATAAAATAGACATCCGCAGCATCAGCCTGGAAGCCTTGCAGGAGCATTTTATCCGTATGGAGGAAAAAAGTTTCAGGGCTAAACAGGTTTATGAATGGCTTTGGAAAAAATCATGCTTCTCTTTCGACGAAATGAGCAATATTTCTAAAGAACTGCGCACCAAACTTAACGAGAACTTTGTTATTAACAACGTTAAAATAAATTCATCACAGGTTAGTGCTGATAAAACTATAAAAAATTCTTTTATTTTACACGATACTCATTTAATTGAGGGTGTTTTAATACCAACTCCCGGTAGAATGACAGCTTGTGTATCATCGCAGGTTGGCTGCAGCCTTACCTGCAAGTTTTGCGCAACCGGATATATGGAACGTAAAAGGAACCTGAATCCTGACGAAATTTATGACCAGGTTGTATTAATTGATAAGCAAGCCCGTGAAAACTACGGCGTACCTTTATCAAACATTGTATACATGGGTATGGGCGAACCGTTGCTTAATTATGCCAATATGCTGAAGTCTGTTGAACGCATTACCGCGGAAGACGGCCTTAACATGTCGCCTAAAAGGATTACGGTATCAACTGCGGGCATAGCCAAAATGATCAAAAAACTGGGCGACGATCAGGTAAAATTTAACCTTGCCCTTTCGTTGCACGCTGCTAACGACGAAAAACGAAATACCATCATGCCTATTAATGAGCAAAATTCATTAAAGGCCCTGGCCGAGGCTCTGAAATATTATTACGCCAAAACCAAAAATCCGGTAACATACGAATACATTATTTTTGATGGGGTTAATGATAATATTCAGGATGCTATGGAACTTGCCAAATTTTGCAAACACCTTCCCTGCAAGGTAAATATCATTGAATATAACCCTATTGCCTTTGCCAGCTACATTAATGCCGGCGAAGATAAAGTAGAGGCTTTTGCTGCCTACCTGCAAAAACAAGGTATTAATACTCACTTGCGCCGTAGCCGGGGTAAGGATATTGACGCGGCCTGCGGGCAATTGGCTATAAAAGAAAAAGCCAGGGTTGCCGAAGTTTAA
- a CDS encoding PAS domain-containing protein: MAIRQQENSIIEKERLAALRSYHVLDTLPEKEYDAITRLTSYICNVPGAFITLIDADRQWLKSKFGAGMGEIPRAGAFCNHTILNDDILEIEDTLQDDTFKDNIFVTTQNVRFYAGAPLIDPDGYHLGSLCVIDTVPHLLSPEQRDALRILADEVMSHFILRKQKCDLEESLAVHKEFHELFDSSPDIHCILNHDFQIERINQSVKPVLGYNTNEVTGKPIWDFFREKEKEMFLRTIEEGLGSQDKFNFETPVFTPDHILKWISWSAVFKDNKWFASGRDVTYQKQVVKELKQLSLVASKVGNGVVISNVDDKVVWINEAFENITGYNLADVENKHLAATLKGKPFDRVATEKLDASIQKKESYEVELSMNRKDGTPIWITVINSVIRNKEGEIDKFIRVIIDITSRKKIELDLEILSFAARKSPSGIFIRDDQNKILWMNEALEKIIGYSFAELEGKVMGTTLIGEDTDLAVFESAVKAVKENKSYEIEIKIYKKDGTPCWVFLSNSPLFNETGKVDRQIGVMVDITERKKTESQLTLLSLVASSTTSGVVINDNNGKVEWVNKAFEQITGYNITEVRNNHLGDVLKGELTDVASIQKARELSKNKQSFEVDLLIYRKDGQPLWISVINSVIIDSSGNVDKYIEVIIDITAKKKAEIELILAKEEALQLSRAKDMFISVMSHEIRTPLNAVIGMSHLLLEDNPLESQKENLGILRFSAENLMTLINDVLDFTKIETGNIELEKAKVDMYELIQSITTSMRYKADEKNIYLSHSIDHSVPSMVIGDRTRLCQILLNLVGNAVKFTEQGGVNIDLKVIQQSEKDVRIRFSVSDTGIGIAGDKLNTIFEQFKQAEPDITRKYGGTGLGLAISKRLIELHDSRINVDSMPGQGSTFWFTITFNKADNYLNSNNNSVEDGLKISVLVVDDNQINRLLINKILKKWGADADFAENGIEAINKIETNRTYNVVLMDIHMPEMGGLEATQIIRAKPEPYFQQLPIIALTASMLSNQMGEIGNAGMNDFILKPFDPKSLYDKLSRYQHQ; this comes from the coding sequence ATGGCTATCAGGCAGCAGGAAAATTCAATAATAGAAAAAGAGCGTTTAGCAGCCCTGCGGTCATACCATGTATTAGATACATTACCCGAAAAGGAGTATGATGCTATTACCCGCCTTACATCTTATATATGTAATGTGCCTGGTGCTTTCATCACTTTAATTGATGCCGACAGGCAGTGGCTTAAATCGAAATTTGGCGCTGGCATGGGTGAAATTCCCCGTGCCGGCGCTTTTTGCAACCATACCATCCTCAATGATGATATCCTGGAAATAGAAGACACGCTACAGGATGATACTTTTAAGGATAACATTTTTGTTACTACTCAAAATGTACGGTTTTATGCCGGAGCGCCGTTAATTGATCCGGACGGATATCATTTAGGATCACTCTGTGTTATTGACACCGTGCCCCACCTGCTCAGCCCCGAGCAACGGGATGCCTTACGGATACTGGCCGATGAGGTTATGTCGCACTTTATACTGCGTAAACAAAAATGCGACCTTGAAGAAAGCCTGGCGGTACACAAGGAGTTTCATGAACTTTTTGACAGCTCTCCCGATATTCATTGTATTTTAAATCACGATTTTCAAATTGAACGCATAAATCAATCTGTTAAACCGGTTTTAGGTTATAACACGAATGAAGTTACCGGGAAACCGATATGGGATTTTTTCAGGGAGAAAGAAAAGGAAATGTTCCTGCGGACAATAGAAGAAGGTTTGGGCAGTCAGGATAAATTCAATTTTGAAACCCCTGTTTTCACCCCCGATCATATTTTAAAATGGATAAGTTGGTCGGCTGTATTTAAAGACAATAAATGGTTTGCCAGCGGCAGGGATGTAACCTATCAGAAACAGGTTGTAAAGGAACTTAAACAACTATCATTAGTAGCCAGCAAAGTAGGCAATGGTGTTGTTATAAGTAACGTTGACGACAAGGTGGTATGGATAAATGAAGCATTTGAAAATATTACGGGCTATAACCTTGCCGATGTTGAAAATAAACACCTTGCTGCCACATTAAAAGGTAAGCCTTTTGATAGGGTGGCAACTGAAAAGTTAGACGCATCGATACAAAAAAAGGAATCGTACGAGGTTGAACTTTCGATGAACCGAAAAGACGGTACTCCTATATGGATAACTGTTATTAACTCCGTAATCAGAAATAAGGAAGGGGAGATAGATAAATTCATAAGGGTTATCATAGATATAACATCCCGTAAAAAAATTGAGCTTGATCTGGAAATCTTATCATTCGCGGCAAGAAAATCGCCAAGCGGCATTTTTATACGAGACGACCAGAACAAGATATTATGGATGAACGAGGCGCTTGAAAAAATTATTGGTTACTCGTTTGCCGAACTGGAAGGAAAAGTGATGGGTACAACGCTTATTGGCGAAGATACTGACCTTGCTGTGTTTGAAAGTGCTGTAAAAGCAGTTAAGGAAAATAAGTCGTATGAGATTGAAATAAAAATATATAAAAAAGATGGCACCCCATGCTGGGTATTTTTGTCCAATAGCCCCTTATTCAACGAAACTGGTAAAGTTGACCGGCAAATTGGCGTAATGGTTGATATTACGGAACGCAAAAAAACAGAAAGCCAGCTTACGCTCTTGTCATTGGTGGCCAGTAGTACAACCAGCGGCGTTGTAATTAATGATAATAACGGGAAAGTTGAGTGGGTAAATAAAGCTTTTGAGCAAATTACTGGCTATAATATAACTGAGGTTAGGAATAATCACCTTGGCGATGTACTTAAAGGAGAACTTACCGATGTTGCCAGCATTCAAAAAGCCAGGGAGCTTTCTAAAAATAAACAATCATTTGAGGTTGACCTGCTCATTTACCGGAAGGACGGACAACCGTTATGGATTTCGGTCATTAATTCGGTAATTATTGACAGCAGCGGCAATGTTGACAAATATATTGAAGTAATTATTGATATAACCGCCAAAAAGAAAGCAGAAATTGAGCTGATACTGGCTAAGGAAGAGGCCTTGCAGCTAAGCAGAGCGAAGGATATGTTTATATCGGTAATGAGCCATGAAATACGTACACCACTTAATGCGGTTATTGGTATGTCGCACTTGTTACTGGAAGATAATCCGCTCGAATCGCAAAAGGAGAACCTCGGGATACTCAGGTTTTCGGCAGAGAATTTAATGACACTGATCAACGATGTGCTTGACTTTACTAAAATTGAAACCGGGAATATTGAGCTTGAAAAGGCAAAGGTTGATATGTACGAGCTTATTCAGAGTATTACCACATCAATGCGGTATAAAGCCGATGAAAAAAATATTTATCTTAGCCACAGTATTGACCACTCCGTACCATCAATGGTAATAGGCGACCGTACCAGGTTGTGCCAGATATTATTGAACCTGGTAGGTAATGCAGTTAAGTTTACAGAGCAAGGCGGGGTTAATATTGATCTGAAAGTTATTCAGCAAAGTGAAAAGGATGTACGGATACGGTTTTCAGTTTCAGACACCGGGATAGGTATCGCCGGCGATAAACTGAATACCATATTTGAGCAGTTTAAGCAAGCCGAACCCGATATTACGCGAAAGTATGGCGGAACTGGTTTGGGTCTGGCTATCAGCAAGCGTTTAATTGAATTGCATGATTCAAGAATAAATGTTGATAGTATGCCGGGCCAGGGCTCAACTTTTTGGTTTACCATAACTTTTAATAAAGCGGATAATTATTTAAACAGTAACAACAACAGCGTGGAAGACGGCCTGAAAATAAGTGTTTTGGTAGTAGATGATAATCAGATAAACCGGTTATTAATAAATAAAATACTGAAAAAATGGGGTGCTGATGCCGATTTTGCCGAAAACGGTATCGAAGCTATTAATAAAATAGAAACAAACCGTACCTATAACGTGGTATTAATGGACATCCACATGCCCGAAATGGGAGGGCTGGAGGCTACTCAGATTATACGGGCCAAACCCGAACCATATTTTCAGCAACTGCCCATCATAGCCTTAACCGCATCTATGCTCAGTAACCAAATGGGCGAAATAGGCAACGCCGGCATGAACGATTTTATATTAAAGCCATTTGACCCTAAATCGCTGTACGATAAATTAAGCCGGTACCAGCACCAGTAA
- a CDS encoding ComF family protein — MHCSYNLPYTNFHLQAGNIVAQQFYGKINVEAAYALYYFSKGGKVQNLMHHFKHKGMPQIGNLLGNIAGAQLKGNAIFNSTDLIVPVPLHKSRLKERGYNQSLCFATGLAQKLNATVEDNNLQRVVATATQTHKSRFARFENMREVFVIKQPERLMNKHILLVDDIITIGSTLEACGLELLKIPGLKLSIATIAYAQ; from the coding sequence TTGCATTGCAGCTACAATTTACCTTACACCAATTTTCATTTACAGGCGGGCAATATTGTGGCGCAGCAGTTTTATGGTAAAATTAATGTGGAGGCTGCCTATGCCCTGTATTATTTTAGCAAAGGCGGCAAGGTGCAGAACCTGATGCACCACTTTAAACATAAGGGTATGCCACAAATAGGCAATTTGCTGGGTAATATAGCCGGTGCTCAATTAAAAGGAAACGCCATTTTTAACAGCACCGATCTGATCGTTCCGGTGCCATTGCATAAAAGCCGGCTTAAAGAACGCGGCTATAATCAAAGTTTGTGCTTTGCTACCGGGCTGGCACAAAAATTAAACGCGACGGTTGAAGATAATAACCTGCAAAGAGTTGTTGCGACAGCAACACAAACCCATAAATCGCGCTTTGCGAGGTTTGAGAATATGCGGGAAGTATTTGTAATTAAACAACCCGAAAGATTAATGAACAAACATATTTTACTGGTTGACGATATCATTACAATCGGTTCAACATTGGAAGCCTGTGGTCTCGAGCTGCTAAAAATACCCGGATTGAAACTGAGTATTGCTACAATTGCCTATGCACAGTAA
- the glyA gene encoding serine hydroxymethyltransferase, with the protein MKRDKLIFKLLDEEQQRQEEGIELIASENFVSRQVMEAAGSVATNKYAEGLPGKRYYGGCQVVDEIETIAIERAKQLFNAEWANVQPHSGAQANAAVMLAVLQPGDKILGFDLSHGGHLTHGSPVNFSGKLYEPHFYGVVKETGLVDYKQLEKVALKEKPKLIICGASAYSRDWDYEFIRKVADKVGALVLADISHPAGLIARGLLTDPLPHCHIVTTTTHKTLRGPRGGLILLGKDFENPFGIKTPKGEVRMMSSLLDMAVFPGTQGGPLEHIIAAKAIAFGEALSESYMKYIVQVKKNANAMAEAFVKRGYEIISGGTDNHLMLIDLRNKNITGKAAENALVTADITVNKNMVPYDDKSPFVTSGIRVGTAAITTRGMKEKQMDHIVELIDAVITDPENEPSLKKIRKKVHKLMYDYPLYRENSSD; encoded by the coding sequence ATGAAAAGAGACAAATTAATTTTTAAGCTACTTGATGAAGAGCAGCAACGCCAGGAAGAAGGCATTGAGCTTATAGCGTCTGAAAATTTTGTGAGCCGGCAGGTTATGGAAGCGGCAGGATCTGTTGCAACCAATAAATACGCCGAAGGTTTACCAGGAAAACGCTATTATGGCGGTTGCCAGGTAGTTGATGAAATTGAAACCATCGCTATTGAGAGAGCTAAACAATTATTTAATGCCGAGTGGGCAAACGTGCAGCCTCATTCGGGCGCTCAGGCAAACGCAGCAGTGATGCTGGCTGTTCTTCAGCCGGGCGATAAAATATTAGGATTTGATTTGTCGCATGGGGGACACTTAACACATGGTTCGCCCGTTAACTTTTCAGGTAAATTATATGAGCCGCATTTTTACGGAGTAGTTAAAGAAACCGGTTTGGTTGATTATAAACAACTGGAAAAAGTAGCGCTAAAAGAAAAACCAAAACTGATCATTTGCGGTGCTTCGGCTTACTCACGTGATTGGGATTATGAATTTATACGTAAAGTTGCCGATAAGGTAGGCGCTTTGGTGTTGGCCGATATTTCGCACCCGGCCGGGCTTATAGCCCGTGGTTTATTGACCGATCCGCTGCCGCATTGCCATATCGTTACTACCACTACACATAAAACATTGCGCGGTCCGCGTGGTGGTTTGATCTTATTAGGTAAAGATTTTGAAAACCCGTTCGGTATAAAAACACCAAAAGGCGAAGTAAGGATGATGTCGTCATTACTGGATATGGCTGTTTTTCCTGGTACCCAGGGTGGCCCGCTTGAGCACATCATAGCTGCAAAAGCAATAGCTTTTGGCGAGGCTTTGAGCGAAAGCTACATGAAATATATAGTACAGGTTAAAAAGAATGCCAATGCCATGGCCGAAGCTTTTGTTAAGCGCGGTTATGAAATTATATCGGGCGGCACTGATAACCATTTAATGCTGATAGATCTGCGTAATAAAAATATTACTGGAAAAGCCGCAGAGAATGCATTGGTAACTGCAGACATTACTGTTAATAAAAATATGGTGCCTTATGATGATAAATCGCCTTTTGTAACCTCAGGTATACGTGTGGGCACAGCAGCCATCACTACACGCGGGATGAAGGAGAAACAGATGGATCATATAGTTGAATTGATAGATGCAGTAATTACCGATCCGGAAAATGAACCTTCTTTGAAAAAAATACGTAAAAAGGTCCACAAGCTGATGTACGACTACCCTTTGTACAGAGAGAACAGCTCGGATTAA
- a CDS encoding amidohydrolase family protein: MKSFRADYVFPVYADPIKNGIVTVNDQGRVIAVTDQNNPPDGPIEQLSGVICPGFVNTHCHIELSHLKDKIQPRGGLVDFIKDIQTFRDADNKQVTDAIQKADEEMYANGIVAVGDISNSNLSIPVKAASKLYYHTFVETFSFLPQNAEAIFNKAMELLSEFKPQSCSITPHAPYSVSKELFKLIRKHSDAEQNLISIHNQECEDENKFYRYKLGGFIELYKHFGIDISHFKPQARNSLQSIIPLLTNKQQVLLVHNTCTNLKDIYFIKRFDRKINWCFCPNANLYIENRLPKIQLFIDQGFNITLGTDSLASNSSLCILSEMRTVQKKFPSISTEKLIEWGTVNGAKFLGIDDEKGTLEPGKTPGLNLITGLDGLKITPETKVRRLI, translated from the coding sequence ATGAAAAGTTTTAGAGCCGATTACGTTTTTCCAGTTTATGCCGATCCTATTAAAAATGGAATAGTTACTGTTAATGACCAGGGTAGGGTTATTGCAGTTACAGATCAAAACAACCCTCCTGATGGCCCAATTGAGCAGTTAAGCGGTGTTATTTGCCCGGGGTTTGTAAATACACACTGCCATATAGAGCTATCGCACCTTAAAGATAAAATACAGCCGCGGGGCGGTTTAGTGGATTTTATAAAAGATATACAGACTTTCAGAGATGCTGATAATAAACAAGTAACGGATGCTATTCAAAAGGCCGATGAGGAAATGTACGCTAATGGAATTGTAGCTGTTGGCGATATTTCAAACAGCAATTTAAGCATTCCTGTTAAGGCAGCCAGTAAGTTATACTACCATACTTTTGTTGAAACTTTTAGCTTCTTACCGCAGAATGCCGAAGCGATTTTTAATAAGGCAATGGAGTTATTGAGCGAATTTAAACCTCAATCATGTTCCATTACGCCCCACGCGCCTTATTCTGTGTCAAAAGAATTATTTAAACTTATCAGGAAACACAGTGATGCGGAGCAAAACCTGATCAGTATACATAACCAGGAATGCGAAGACGAAAATAAGTTTTACCGTTATAAATTAGGTGGCTTTATTGAACTATATAAACATTTTGGTATTGATATAAGCCACTTTAAACCCCAGGCACGCAATTCCCTGCAGTCTATAATACCATTATTAACTAATAAACAGCAGGTTTTGCTGGTACATAATACCTGCACCAATTTAAAAGACATTTACTTTATAAAACGGTTTGACCGCAAAATAAACTGGTGTTTTTGCCCCAATGCCAATTTATACATTGAAAACCGCCTGCCTAAAATACAGCTCTTTATTGATCAGGGCTTTAACATTACATTAGGTACCGATAGCCTGGCATCAAACAGCAGTCTTTGCATATTAAGTGAAATGCGCACCGTCCAAAAAAAGTTTCCGTCAATAAGTACCGAAAAGCTTATTGAATGGGGTACTGTGAATGGCGCTAAATTTTTAGGAATAGACGACGAAAAAGGTACCCTGGAACCAGGTAAAACGCCGGGACTTAACCTCATAACCGGTTTGGACGGATTGAAGATAACCCCTGAAACAAAAGTGCGCAGGTTAATTTAA